From the Paramormyrops kingsleyae isolate MSU_618 chromosome 7, PKINGS_0.4, whole genome shotgun sequence genome, one window contains:
- the LOC111842040 gene encoding adenosine receptor A2b-like, which yields MLSDASTLAYFVLEVTIAALAVLGNALVCWAVRINSNLQSVTNFFVVSLAAADIAVGVLAVPFAIAISTGFCAHFYSCLFIACFVLVLTQSSIFSLLAIAIDRYIAIKMPLRYSTLVTCKRAKEIIAVCWVLSVVIGLTPMLGWHKCSSATNSSCPTGTVACLFEGVVTMDYMVYFNFFAFVLVPLLLMLAIYLCIFMAARRQLKWMELKRPNPLGEKPYSTLLKEVHAAKSLAIIVGLFAICWLPLHVINCFTLFCPGCARPHPSIVYLAIVLSHANSVVNPLIYAYRIREFRHTFHRIIRRHLLGCRSARMTSSNRASWRTSTKASMTEGGGANSGDGSAGATTGANGFLLNSGSNCGSTDLGGSFLDLGYWKPPGLFPSSCLVEAPQGSQLRQLPGEAKQPPWRGDQHTSCVTDIEETFSAPIKPTFGR from the exons ATGCTGAGCGATGCCTCCACCCTCGCCTACTTCGTGCTGGAGGTGACCATTGCCGCGTTGGCCGTGCTGGGGAATGCTCTGGTCTGCTGGGCCGTGCGCATCAACAGCAACTTGCAGAGCGTGACCAACTTCTTCGTGGTGTCGCTGGCGGCGGCCGACATCGCCGTGGGCGTGCTGGCCGTGCCCTTCGCCATCGCCATCAGCACCGGCTTCTGCGCCCACTTCTACAGCTGCCTCTTCATCGCCTGCTTCGTGCTCGTCCTCACGCAGAGCTCCATCTTCAGCCTGCTGGCCATCGCCATCGACCGCTACATCGCCATCAAGATGCCACTGCG ATACAGCACTTTGGTGACATGCAAACGGGCTAAGGAGATCATCGCCGTGTGTTGGGTGTTGTCCGTAGTCATCGGCTTGACGCCCATGCTGGGCTGGCACAAGTGCTCCAGTGCCACCAACAGCAGCTGCCCCACGGGCACCGTGGCATGCCTGTTCGAGGGGGTGGTCACCATGGACTACATGGTGTACTTCAACTTCTTCGCCTTTGTGCTGGTGCCCCTTCTGCTCATGCTAGCCATCTACCTTTGCATCTTCATGGCTGCTCGACGACAGCTCAAATGGATGGAGCTCAAACGGCCCAATCCACTGGGGGAGAAGCCGTACTCCACCTTACTAAAGGAGGTTCATGCTGCCAAGTCTCTGGCCATCATCGTGGGGCTGTTTGCGATCTGCTGGCTGCCTCTACATGTCATCAACTGCTTCACTCTCTTTTGCCCCGGATGTGCAAGACCCCACCCGAGTATCGTGTACCTGGCCATCGTGCTCTCGCATGCCAACTCGGTGGTCAACCCCCTGATCTACGCCTACCGAATCCGGGAATTCCGGCACACCTTCCATAGGATCATCCGGCGACACCTATTGGGCTGTCGCTCGGCCCGAATGACCAGCAGCAACAGGGCCAGCTGGCGCACCTCCACCAAAGCCAGCATGACAGAAGGGGGCGGTGCCAACAGCGGGGACGGAAGTGCCGGAGCTACGACAGGGGCTAATGGCTTCCTCCTGAACTCAGGATCTAACTGTGGCAGCACAGACCTTGGGGGGAGCTTCCTAGACCTCGGCTACTGGAAACCCCCGGGACTCTTCCCAAGCAGCTGCCTCGTGGAGGCTCCACAGGGCAGCCAGCTGAGGCAGCTACCTGGCGAGGCAAAACAGCCCCCCTGGAGAGGGGACCAGCATACCTCTTGTGTGACAGACATTGAGGAGACTTTCAGCGCTCCCATCAAACCCACATTCGGAAGATGA
- the LOC111842054 gene encoding cytospin-A-like isoform X1, producing the protein MCSPRKATASGVRLLCKCVSNREPGMRTTQRAVVSAAGGVGVRSSAAPVALAGGALLQGTSAARGKKSLYANVALVVPGTANPQDKANGCSSVGRSWVSSIVKDPGLSQRNLRPRVQNSKKPLTATAGSANDGRIPKLRGAWVRPAAHKEGERSIRAAHGEPSPLCVAGPDVQNQMDVLRADKEQAEGVAATLKEELRHAHDEVTRLGHTLGKLQGEFELHQEEAQKHAALQQAELEDREVRIANMEESIFVLEDEVEQHRAVKLHDNLTISDLESYVEKLEGQNHNLQREIKLLQRRHQEEAAQWRQFQADLQTAVVVANRVREQVEGELGTLQRRLREAQERNEGQGKELEEARRRGKDQLHSYINVAQSDMARRHQVERPVPSSSSSCSPSPTISALIRTFHLPPQGARTCPSAQPTLRALTPCAVYRLMNADHRAPTQDVDTVAMPMARPPLSPRLLRSPRAAVVPPVQNSCASCPPSLQLRMDRRLSESVSHGSSEEATTEGSCPSAILRSPSSPSPPRPEPCSEMTARGSPRDQVLYPLRALVRENGESKRNALLRWCQRKTQGYQNINIKNFSSSWKDGLALCAILHAFLPGHIPFQELNGQDKRRNLILAVRAAESVGIKCTLDIDEMEWMERPDWQRVMSYISTIYEHFEN; encoded by the exons ATGTGTTCACCCAGGAAGGCAACAGCGTCTGGTGTCAG GCTGCTTTGTAAATGTGTCAGTAATCGAGAACCGGGCATGAGGACCACTCAGCGAGCAGTGGTCTCTGCAGCTGGGGGCGTGGGG GTAAGGAGTAGCGCCGCCCCAGTGGCCTTGGCTGGAGGTGCACTGCTACAGGGAACCAGCGCAGCAAGAGGAAAGAAGAGTCTCTATGCAAATGTGGCCTTAGTAGTGCCAGGCACAGCTAACCCCCAGGACAAAGCTAATGGCTGTA GTTCTGTAGGCCGGTCCTGGGTATCTTCCATAGTTAAAGACCCCGGTTTATCTCAGCGCAACCTGCGTCCCCGAGTCCAAAACAGCAAGAAGCCCCTGACAGCCACAGCGGGATCTGCTAACGACGGCAGGATCCCAAAGCTACGGGGAGCATGGGTACGGCCAGCGGCTCACAAGGAGGGGGAGCGCTCCATCAGGGCTGCCCATGGAGAACCTAGCCCGCTCTGTGTGGCTGGTCCGGACGTCCAGAACCAGATGGATGTCCTTCGGGCGGACAAGGAGCAGGCGGAGGGTGTGGCTGCCACTCTGAAGGAGGAGCTAAGACACGCCCATGATGAGGTCACCCGACTTGGCCACACCCTCGGCAAG CTGCAGGGGGAGTTTGAGCTGCACCAGGAAGAGGCCCAGAAGCATGCAGCCCTGCAGCAAGCGGAGCTGGAAGACAGAGAGGTCCGCATTGCCAACATGGAGGAGTCCATCTTCGTTCTGGAGGACGAGGTGGAGCAGCACCGGGCCGTGAAGCTCCACGACAACCTCACTATCTCAGACCTGGAGA GCTACGTGGAGAAACTTGAGGGCCAAAATCATAACCTTCAGCGCGAGATCAAGCTTCTACAGCGTAGACACCAA GAGGAGGCGGCCCAGTGGCGTCAGTTCCAGGCTGATCTGCAGACCGCTGTGGTCGTTGCCAACCGCGTCCGGGAGCAGGTGGAGGGAGAACTGGGGACGCTGCAGCGGCGGCTCCGCGAGGCCCAGGAGAGGAACGAGGGGCAGGGGAAAGAGCTGGAGGAAGCCAGGCGGAGGGG GAAGGATCAGCTGCACAGCTACATAAACGTGGCGCAGAGTGACATGGCCAGGCGGCATCAGGTCGAACGTCCTgttccctcctcttcctcctcctgctccccctCTCCCACAATCAGTGCCCTCATCAGGACCTTCCATCTTCCTCCACAAGGTGCCCGCACCTGCCCCAGTGCCCAGCCCACCCTGAGGGCACTTACACCATGTGCTGTGTACAGACTGATGAACGCTGATCACAGAG CCCCCACACAGGATGTTGACACCGTTGCCATGCCGATGGCCAGACCGCCCCTCAGCCCCCGCCTTCTGAGGTCTCCCCGGGCAGCTGTGGTTCCTCCTGTCCAG AATTCCTGCGCCAGctgccctccctccctccagctCCGGATGGACAGGAGGCTCAGCGAATCTG TGTCACACGGGAGCAGCGAGGAGGCGACGACGGAGGGCTCCTGCCCTTCTGCTATCCTCAGGTCCCCAAGCTCTCCCTCACCCCCCCGACCAGAGCCCTGCAGCGAGATGACGGCACGAGGCAGCCCCAG GGACCAGGTCCTGTATCCACTGAGGGCTCTGGTACGGGAAAATGGTGAGTCCAAGCGCAATGCGCTTCTCAGATGGTGCCAGAGGAAGACCCAAGGGTACCAG AACATCAATATAAAGAATTTTAGTAGTAGCTGGAAAGACGGACTGGCGCTCTGTGCAATCCTACACGCCTTTCTGCCAGGACACATCCCTTTCCAGGAGCTCAATGGTCAAGACAAG AGAAGAAATTTGATACTGGCTGTTCGGGCAGCAGAAAGTGTGGGAATTAAGTGTACTTTG GACATTGACGAGATGGAGTGGATGGAGCGTCCAGACTGGCAAAGGGTGATGTCCTACATCTCCACCATCTACGAGCACTTTGAGAACTGA
- the LOC111842054 gene encoding cytospin-A-like isoform X2, protein MCSPRKATASGVRLLCKCVSNREPGMRTTQRAVVSAAGGVGVRSSAAPVALAGGALLQGTSAARGKKSLYANVALVVPGTANPQDKANGCSSVGRSWVSSIVKDPGLSQRNLRPRVQNSKKPLTATAGSANDGRIPKLRGAWVRPAAHKEGERSIRAAHGEPSPLCVAGPDVQNQMDVLRADKEQAEGVAATLKEELRHAHDEVTRLGHTLGKLQGEFELHQEEAQKHAALQQAELEDREVRIANMEESIFVLEDEVEQHRAVKLHDNLTISDLESYVEKLEGQNHNLQREIKLLQRRHQEEAAQWRQFQADLQTAVVVANRVREQVEGELGTLQRRLREAQERNEGQGKELEEARRRGKDQLHSYINVAQSDMARRHQVERPVPSSSSSCSPSPTISALIRTFHLPPQAPTQDVDTVAMPMARPPLSPRLLRSPRAAVVPPVQNSCASCPPSLQLRMDRRLSESVSHGSSEEATTEGSCPSAILRSPSSPSPPRPEPCSEMTARGSPRDQVLYPLRALVRENGESKRNALLRWCQRKTQGYQNINIKNFSSSWKDGLALCAILHAFLPGHIPFQELNGQDKRRNLILAVRAAESVGIKCTLDIDEMEWMERPDWQRVMSYISTIYEHFEN, encoded by the exons ATGTGTTCACCCAGGAAGGCAACAGCGTCTGGTGTCAG GCTGCTTTGTAAATGTGTCAGTAATCGAGAACCGGGCATGAGGACCACTCAGCGAGCAGTGGTCTCTGCAGCTGGGGGCGTGGGG GTAAGGAGTAGCGCCGCCCCAGTGGCCTTGGCTGGAGGTGCACTGCTACAGGGAACCAGCGCAGCAAGAGGAAAGAAGAGTCTCTATGCAAATGTGGCCTTAGTAGTGCCAGGCACAGCTAACCCCCAGGACAAAGCTAATGGCTGTA GTTCTGTAGGCCGGTCCTGGGTATCTTCCATAGTTAAAGACCCCGGTTTATCTCAGCGCAACCTGCGTCCCCGAGTCCAAAACAGCAAGAAGCCCCTGACAGCCACAGCGGGATCTGCTAACGACGGCAGGATCCCAAAGCTACGGGGAGCATGGGTACGGCCAGCGGCTCACAAGGAGGGGGAGCGCTCCATCAGGGCTGCCCATGGAGAACCTAGCCCGCTCTGTGTGGCTGGTCCGGACGTCCAGAACCAGATGGATGTCCTTCGGGCGGACAAGGAGCAGGCGGAGGGTGTGGCTGCCACTCTGAAGGAGGAGCTAAGACACGCCCATGATGAGGTCACCCGACTTGGCCACACCCTCGGCAAG CTGCAGGGGGAGTTTGAGCTGCACCAGGAAGAGGCCCAGAAGCATGCAGCCCTGCAGCAAGCGGAGCTGGAAGACAGAGAGGTCCGCATTGCCAACATGGAGGAGTCCATCTTCGTTCTGGAGGACGAGGTGGAGCAGCACCGGGCCGTGAAGCTCCACGACAACCTCACTATCTCAGACCTGGAGA GCTACGTGGAGAAACTTGAGGGCCAAAATCATAACCTTCAGCGCGAGATCAAGCTTCTACAGCGTAGACACCAA GAGGAGGCGGCCCAGTGGCGTCAGTTCCAGGCTGATCTGCAGACCGCTGTGGTCGTTGCCAACCGCGTCCGGGAGCAGGTGGAGGGAGAACTGGGGACGCTGCAGCGGCGGCTCCGCGAGGCCCAGGAGAGGAACGAGGGGCAGGGGAAAGAGCTGGAGGAAGCCAGGCGGAGGGG GAAGGATCAGCTGCACAGCTACATAAACGTGGCGCAGAGTGACATGGCCAGGCGGCATCAGGTCGAACGTCCTgttccctcctcttcctcctcctgctccccctCTCCCACAATCAGTGCCCTCATCAGGACCTTCCATCTTCCTCCACAAG CCCCCACACAGGATGTTGACACCGTTGCCATGCCGATGGCCAGACCGCCCCTCAGCCCCCGCCTTCTGAGGTCTCCCCGGGCAGCTGTGGTTCCTCCTGTCCAG AATTCCTGCGCCAGctgccctccctccctccagctCCGGATGGACAGGAGGCTCAGCGAATCTG TGTCACACGGGAGCAGCGAGGAGGCGACGACGGAGGGCTCCTGCCCTTCTGCTATCCTCAGGTCCCCAAGCTCTCCCTCACCCCCCCGACCAGAGCCCTGCAGCGAGATGACGGCACGAGGCAGCCCCAG GGACCAGGTCCTGTATCCACTGAGGGCTCTGGTACGGGAAAATGGTGAGTCCAAGCGCAATGCGCTTCTCAGATGGTGCCAGAGGAAGACCCAAGGGTACCAG AACATCAATATAAAGAATTTTAGTAGTAGCTGGAAAGACGGACTGGCGCTCTGTGCAATCCTACACGCCTTTCTGCCAGGACACATCCCTTTCCAGGAGCTCAATGGTCAAGACAAG AGAAGAAATTTGATACTGGCTGTTCGGGCAGCAGAAAGTGTGGGAATTAAGTGTACTTTG GACATTGACGAGATGGAGTGGATGGAGCGTCCAGACTGGCAAAGGGTGATGTCCTACATCTCCACCATCTACGAGCACTTTGAGAACTGA